The Patescibacteria group bacterium genome segment GATTGTTTTGAAATGGTCTAAAAAGCTATCCCAGCTTCCATACTTTTCTGATACCACTTGCCCAAGTGATGAATCCTGATTTTCTGTTGCAGAGCCTTTTTCCCATTGTTCAAAGTAGTACTCATGCATGCGCATGCCATCAAATTCAAATGAGAAACGTCTGCGTAATTCCGCAATAATATATCCATTCTTTTCCTTATCTGACCCAAGTTCGTGAATTTTTTGGCGCAGTAGATTAACGTGCTTTACATATCCACTATAGAGTCCCAAATGTACCTCTAGTTGTTTTGCTGAGATGCCTTTAAGTTCAGGAATATTAAATATTTGTTCTTTATACTGCATAGGTATATAGCTAAAAAGTAATTTATTGTATTGTAACATACGATATCCTTTCTAAAATATGATAAAATTACAACTATGAATTATTACATCACGGTTTTAAAAAAATACGCAGTCTTTAGTGGACGTGCACAACGGGCAGAATATTGGTATTTTTTCTTGTTCCATTTTATTTTTAGTATTGTACTTGGTATTGTCAGCGCTGCAATTGGCGACAATATCAATATTATTATTGGACTCCTATATAGCTTAGCAGTATTTATTCCTGGACTTGCGGTCATGGTACGGAGACTCCATGATACTAATTATAGCGGATGGTGGTTGCTTGCGTTGCTAGTCCCATTGATCGGTATACTCGGTATATTTGTTCTACTTTTTTTCTTGGTGCGCGACAGTCAACCAGGATTAAATCGGTATGGCGCAAATCCAAAAGAAGTTGCGACCAGTTAAAGATTGTCTAGAGTATTAACACACCTTTCTAAATGAATTCTGTCAGGAGTAATCTCAATAGCTATCTTTTTGTAGGGTTATTTTTGGTAAATGTTTTTATTTGGCAGGCAGTTTTTGCTGGAGAGCGAAATGGAATACTTACCGTAGCGTTTCTCGACGTAGGGCAGGGGGATGCGATATTTATAGAAGCACCAAACGGTAATCAGGTGCTCATTGATGGCGGTGCAAATAAAAGTGTACTGCGGCAGCTGAGCAACGTAATGCCGTTTTACGATCGCTCGATTGACATTGTTCTAGCCACACATCCGGACAAAGACCATATCGGAGGACTTGTAAGTGTACTTGAGCGATACAAGGTTGAGAAAATACTTGAATCGGGAGTGAAAAGTAATACGGGAGTATATCAGTCACTGCAAAATATAATTCTTGAGCGTGAAGTCTCTCGCATTTTGGCACGAAGAGGAATGACAATAGTGCTTGATGATGGAATATTTTTAAATATTTTGTTTCCAGACCGAGACGTGTCTGGTATTGAGAGTAATGACGCGTCAATTATTGCACAGTTGGTGTATGGAGAAACAGAGTTTCTTTTTACCGGAGACGCACCGCAGAAGATTGAAAGATACTTGGCATCAATTTACGGAAAGGCGCTTCAAAGCGATGTGCTCAAGGTAAGCCATCATGGTTCAAAGAC includes the following:
- a CDS encoding superoxide dismutase, which codes for MQYKEQIFNIPELKGISAKQLEVHLGLYSGYVKHVNLLRQKIHELGSDKEKNGYIIAELRRRFSFEFDGMRMHEYYFEQWEKGSATENQDSSLGQVVSEKYGSWDSFLDHFKTIGNTRGIGWTVLCWDPKGKTPHTAWVGDHELGQLAGLPVILAMDMWEHAFMVDYTPAEKKKYIDAFFSNLNWEVVEKRFADVS
- a CDS encoding DUF805 domain-containing protein — translated: MNYYITVLKKYAVFSGRAQRAEYWYFFLFHFIFSIVLGIVSAAIGDNINIIIGLLYSLAVFIPGLAVMVRRLHDTNYSGWWLLALLVPLIGILGIFVLLFFLVRDSQPGLNRYGANPKEVATS
- a CDS encoding MBL fold metallo-hydrolase; translated protein: MNSVRSNLNSYLFVGLFLVNVFIWQAVFAGERNGILTVAFLDVGQGDAIFIEAPNGNQVLIDGGANKSVLRQLSNVMPFYDRSIDIVLATHPDKDHIGGLVSVLERYKVEKILESGVKSNTGVYQSLQNIILEREVSRILARRGMTIVLDDGIFLNILFPDRDVSGIESNDASIIAQLVYGETEFLFTGDAPQKIERYLASIYGKALQSDVLKVSHHGSKTSSSQQFIGFVSPDYAVISAGRDNRYGHPHKEVLETFEQFEIKILSTYEEGTILFESDGESIFVR